From Haliaeetus albicilla chromosome 15, bHalAlb1.1, whole genome shotgun sequence, a single genomic window includes:
- the DLEU7 gene encoding leukemia-associated protein 7: MAGPAALLVSIGHQAGALRTLRAVAAPHPPRSPPQPSHTETSGTGRSGPVRCSPGEEMEMREPGGAQKPEEERRAAGKSRKEGEESGDSSPPSPERLVRRGTLRETALCSKMSRLVEATSRLVQVEETLLLPLLQQHPLPLLPKDSIEFRNICSHMALQREGQQFERDLHEAHQCLKTIIEKLICSLAVFPSDSYIPVRSALRQILQNLLAV, translated from the exons ATGGCCGGTCCGGCCGCTCTGCTTGTATCCATCGGGCACCAGGCAGGGGCTCTCCGCACCCTCCGGGCTGTCGCAGCCCCCCAtcctccccgcagccccccgcagCCTTCCCACACCGAAACCTCTGGCACCGGCAGGTCTGGCCCAGTTCGGTGCAGCCCGGGAGAGGAGATGGAGATGCGTGAGCCTGGTGGGGCTCAGAAGCcggaggaagagagaagagccGCAGGGAAAAGCCgtaaggagggagaagagagcgGAGACTCGTctcctcccagcccagagcggCTGGTGAGGCGTGGGACCCTTCGGGAGACGGCTCTGTGCAGCAAGATGTCCCGACTAGTGGAAGCGACTTCCCGCCTGGTACAAGTAGAAGAGactctcctgctccctctcctaCAGCAgcatcctcttcctctcctcccaaaa gaTAGCATTGAGTTTAGAAACATCTGTAGTCATATGGCTTTACAAAGAGAGGGGCAACAATTTGAGAGAGACTTACATGAAGCCCACCAGTGTTTGAAGACCATCATTGAGAAACTCATTTGTTCATTGGCAGTTTTCCCCTCAGATTCGTATATCCCGGTCCGATCTGCTCTGAGACAAATCCTGCAAAATCTCCTGGCAGTGTGA